The Vigna angularis cultivar LongXiaoDou No.4 chromosome 9, ASM1680809v1, whole genome shotgun sequence DNA window ATCAaaccaaatgaaaaacaaagtaaatGAGTATCAAATGATTTTCGCAAGACATAAACCGCTAAAAACTAACCTTCTTTGTTGTTTGCACTCGTCCTCGAAGAAGAAAGTTCAAGTAGAAATTAAAGCGCGAAGAAACAGTGAgactattttatgttttttacatTCACTAAAACAGATTCAATATCGAACACACAGTAAATTCGATgttctatttaaataaaacatcgAAGCCCCAGACAATTCGACGTTTTATGGTGGTATATATTTAAACCAGCGCgctattctttttttcttttaaaccactaATAGTACGTCGAATTTGATAGGTATTCGACATATTATTGTCAGCCAGAAGCCAAAGAGTAActccctttttatttctttttttcttttttctttaaaaccaCCAGTAGTATGTCGAAGTGATatggggcttcgacgttttatttGTCCTCCAGAAGCCAAAGGTTCtcccttttttattcttttttttttctttcctttttaatcTCCTATAGCACATCGAAGTCGTCGGGGGCTTGGACATGAAGGGCATTGGAGTGGTTGGGAGCATTAATTGTGTGTTGTTATCAGAGCATTAATAGTACATTGAAGTCCTATGGAGTTTCGACATTTTATTTTCCATCTAGAAGCCAAAGGTCGctcccttttttttattcttttttttctttttaacctCTCATAGCACGTTGAAGTCGTTGGGGCTTCAACGTGAAGGGCATTGGAGTGGCTGGAAGCATTAATTGTGTGTTGTTACTAGAGCATTAATAGTATGTCGAATTCTCTGGGGCTTCaacgttttcttcttcatctagaaGCAGTTCATATTAGAATCTCAAGCTatctatttttcaattaataatgtttgaacgtcgaatttgGAAAGTCTTTGACGTTAACTGTGCATGGGAAAGCGTATTTGGTAACAAACGAAAAGCAtaataaatctctttttttcttttttcttttaaaccaccagTAGTACGTCGAATTCGATTGGAATTCGACGTAATATTCCCTTTTGTTTTAAAACCAACGTCAAATTTTGGTAGAGTTCGACGTAAAACAACTTCaaggatttctaaaagaaatccattTTTACATAAAGTATGttcataaatgaaaacaaaaacaaaaagaaatgcataataacactaaacataggaaaaaaatgaaaatctaacAACGAAAAGATCCACGGGATagttaaaatgtagaaggattttgGTGAATGTaggttgtagcgttttgaaagggtgcaaaattcaaatctctcaacctttttctttggatttctatCACTCCTTCAAGCTTTTCACCATGCAGAAAGAATCAAACCACAAGGAAATGACTTGCTTTTGTAACCTTGAAGAAgttaatagaaaaacaaagaaaaaagttaacagattgctataagaaattttatgaatggaagttgtagcgttttgaaagggtGCGAAATCCAAATGTATCAACCTTTATCTTTGTATTTCTATCATTCCTTCAAGCTTTTCAACATAACAAATAATCAAACCAAAAAGAAATTACTCGTTTTTGTGACCTTGAAGGAGCTAATAGaatcacaaagaaaaaagttaacacaACGAAACCTTGAAGGAGTTGTTAcgagaaattttataaatggaggAGTAGAGGTTATCCAAGGCTCCGAAACtgcatttataaaaaaataaaaataattgttgggAGCCAGAATTAATGTGCCCATCACGTCGAACCCCCCAATGAATTCAATGTTTTGTGGAGTGATCCTTTGACTTCATAAGCATGATAAAACGTCGAAGCTCCTAGTAATTGGATGCTTTATGGgtttgtttaaaagaaaaaataaaaaagaataattgttGGCAATTAAAACGTCGAACCCCAAAGAGTTCGACATTTTGtgattggtttaaaagaaaaaaagaaaaatataataaaaaagggaTTGACCCTTTAGCTTCTGGTTGGTCGATAAAATGTTGAAGCCCCAAAAGAGTTTGATGTGTAATGGAGTGACCCTTGGCTTCATGCacataataaaacgtcgaagcccctAGTAATTGGACGTTTTATTGgttagtttaaaagaaaaaataaaaagaataactaTTGTAAAATAAAACGTCAAAGCttccataaaagaaaaaagaaaaatataataaaaagggATTGAATTTACGTCGAGCTGGTTATGTGAAGCTATTGAATTTGTTTACAACAATATCACCGGTCATTGTTAACGTTGGTTGTTCTGTTATGAGACGTtatacgcgatttttgtactagtgaaacaattgcaaattaaaataaaatcctcCACATGATAGTTTTTTTTGGTGATTGTGGGTAACATGATATCGAAAAATTAACATGAAATTGCCAGATTTCATTGTTATATGCATCCCTCCCccgaaacaaaaaaaaactttgcTTATTTAGTATGTTGTTATACATGAATTAAGCAACTACTGCCCATTAAGATCACCAAAGCCAAATaaaacttgttaaaaatataggaaaatcacaaacaaaatataaaagaaaaaaattactaatatttCTTCGTCCTCGTAATTGACACTAGGGTTTTACTTCTTTAATAACGTTTTACAAGGCAATGTAAAGCTTTAAAACAACTCACACAATAGTAAAAGTGTAAAGTAATACATAGAGACGAACTAAGCACACATTGAATGGTTAAAACTTATATAACTAGTTATAGATTTGTCTTTTCCAAAGAGAACCCATCATGAATATAAGTTAAAAAGGTCGTTAGGGAAAATTGTGTTTACAAGTGGAAAATGTTACACCACAATGCTGAGCCGACATTTGCTTAGGAACAAATGTAACGGTGAGTATCTAACTGTTGGACTTACAGAACACATTGGTTTTCATGTACATGTTCTGTCTAATAACTGATCACCAGTTCTCTGGTGTAGCATACTAGAACCACAGTTGTATGTACTATTTGACCATACTCTTGAAAAATCATAGGCCATCATTACATATATTTACAAGTAAAATCTTGCTTCTCTACTTCCTCTTTTCTCTTGTAATCCAAATGACCTTTGCAATTTTTTCCCTTCTGTGTTCCACTCTTTTGAAGGTCAGCTGAAAGATATACATATCGTGCCATTTTTGGAGAAAATTCTAACAGATAAATGACAATGATGATAGGTTGGGAAGAATAGGGTTTTCCCTATAAGGAACACTACTCTAGAAAGCATGTTTGTTTTTGAAACATCTGATTCTACTACTTTGGTTGTTCTCTAAGATGCTCTCGTGCTTTGTTACAAAGATCAagaatttcattattattaggATCAAGACAGAGGCCTGCTTCACAGTCCCGCACAGCTGAAGCATAATCACCCATTGATTCATAAAATGCCGCTCGAAGATGTAACAATTGTAGATCTGGCTTAAAATCAATGGCTCTTGAAAGCTCTGCTATTGCCTCAGCTTCCTTGTGATCATCCATCAAAACTGGCAGACAAAGTTTTAGTCAGAAGTTGATATGCTTCGTGCATGCAATAACATTGCACTAAtttgtttcaaaggtttaactATATTGTGCTCATATTGCTTTATCATGATGCTTGTTGAAAGCACACAATGTTATCTCAACATGAACCAAGACCATAAATCAGAAGAAAAGAGTAGAAAACTACAAGGACAAGCACAAACTCAAAAGATCCCACACTTCATTATTGATCAAGAGGAAACAAAGGATAATAGAATCACTTGTATGAGACTCACCAGCTGCTCTATATCTGTAAGGATAAGTCCTGAGAGGGTCCAATTCTGATGCCATACTAAGATCACTCTTTGCCATGTCACGATCACAATATTCTGAACGTTTCTCATATGCTGATGCATTGCTTCGAGCCTTTTCTATTAGCTTTGTCATCTCGTCATATGCTGCTTTGCGGTGGTTTTTAAGATGATATACTCGTGCCAACCCTTGATGTGCTCGTGTATGCTTGATGTTGAGTGCATTCAAGTAGCAGTCAGCAGCAAGGTCTAGTTTATCACAGTCTACAAAGACACTCCCTAGATTATTCAGTGCCTACATATTCATAAGAacgaaaatataataaatacattattatatacTTCAACAGTGATATCAATCAACATAACATGTTTAATCCAAAAGCTTGACACCCACTTGCCCTTTCCGAAGACCATCTGAAGGGCACCTTAGAGCTTCCTCCAAGAGATGGATCACATACTTAGAAGACTCTGAGTCAAGATTTGAGTCAGCTAATGCATATGCTTTGAGAAAGTAAGCTTCAAATGATCTTTGAATTGAAATAGATTCCTCAGCCTTTGCTAATGCTTCTTCACGATGACCAGTGTCATACAATATCCAACCTTCATACACAAGTCTTTCATGGTCAGAATTAGAATGGTTTCTAGCCATCCGCAAACTACGCATGGCAGCCTTTGGACAATTTAACCTGCAAGATTGATGAACCATGTATAAAAGACAAATTAGCCATCTTAACTTGATAAAAATCAAGTATCGACACTACCTACTAAATAGTAAAACAAACCAATTATGACAACTCATTCACATAGAATTCTTGTACATAGAAAAATATGAAGAGAAACTGGAATTTATGTCAGAAACGGCTAGTGCTAGAATAAGTTGAATCAGTTTAGGGATTTCACTCACCGTAGCAGAAGGAGAGATTGTCGAAAACGTAAAAGACTTTTCCCCGGATCATTTGCTAACATTTGGTGTACAACAGCCAATGAACCAATATCATCAACAGAGGACCACCGATCATACAACTGCATCCAACAATCAGCTTGGCACCACTGTTGAACAACAGGACTGAGAAGTTCTATCAAGTGCTCACCATGCATATGGCcataaaacatcatataatttGGATCCAACGTCAAAATTGCCCGAACATCTCTAAGGGCTCCTTCATAATCCTCCATGGCAATCAAGAACCAAGCTCTCAGTTCAAGGCAATCTGCAGAAACCTTGAAACCGATTACTTTATTGATTTCTGCAATGGCAGATTCAATCCTGTTCTCTTCCAAGAAAGAAACAGCTCGAAATTTATAAGGAAATGAAAGAGTTGGATCTAACTCAGTTGCTGATAGCAAGTCCATTTGTTTCTCCTTCCCCATACAATACAAAGACCTTTCTTGATACATCCACCCAACTGGTTTATGTTCAGAAACAAGTGAGTTCATCAACTTATATGCTGAATACGTGTGGCCACGCTTGTATTTGGCCCTTGCAACTCCCACCGTAGAATAAACATGCCCTGCCTCCACTGCTGACTGAAACCAATGCTGTGCATCTTTGTATTCTTTTCTCTCAAGCATAACAACGCCCATTTGGTGAAACGCAAGTTGCTTCTCCCAACCATCTTTTGCACACTCCACTAACCTCTCCAACAACATCACAGTTGTGTTAGATCTCATCTCTTCCTCCATCGCAACCTGACTCAAAAAGTAATACAACATAAATGACGCATGTCCCGCCATGGCTAGCCTATCCCTACCCTCTGGACTAGAAAGCATCCTCACAAAACTCGAACACTGCATGGAACATGGGAGCTCTCGGAGAAACACCTGCAAGCAAGCTGCAACAAGAAGGTATGCAGTTTCCTCCAATCCATACTCTATAAGCAACAACGCATCCTCCAGGTCACAAACTAGCAAAGCCAAATGTACGTCACATGCATGCTTCATCTCTTCACAACAAAAACGATTCGCAAAAGACAACAACTCCAACACAGCCATAGGCTCCAAATGGGTCAACCTCTTACTTCTACTGAACTCCTTAGCAGCTTTCAGTGCCTCAACAGAAAAACCATTCTGTGAAAAATTAATGTGCTCCCTTTTTGACTCTACGAATTCACCACACAACATTGTATTAAAGGGCCTTGAAAGTGAGGCTATGTTGAACCTATTGCACCTAACTTCATCTTCACCGACAATGAACGACATGTCACCATCCTCTTCCTCGGACGTGGGGCGTTGCTCATCGTCGTCATCATCCTCTGCCACCATTGCACTATAACCAACATCACTATCAGCATCAGAATTCACTGCACGTGCACGCGTGCATGGGCAAGGATCAAACACAGACTCCGGGTCATAGCCTGGCTCCAAGGTTGCCCGGGGACACTCAAGGTTCCTCCCTCTGCAGTCCATGGAAGACGACCCGATGAGCTCGTCCTCACGGCGCTCGTGGCGCAGCCAAGCGGCGAGCACGACCTTAGCATGCACGCTAGTGGCGTGCTGCCGAGCGGCGCGAAGGCTGCGACGGAAGAGCTTGGGGTCTGCTAAGCTTCGAAAGATGGTGCATTGCTGGAGGAAGACCTCGGTGCGCTCGAACTGGGGGCAGTCCTCGGCACGACGATAAGCACCGGCGAGGGTTTCCACTAAATCGGGAGAGACGAGGGACGGTTCAATTTTGGGTTCAAGAAGTTCTGTCATGGGGAGGCCATAGGGGAGGAGGGTGCCCTCACAGAAAACAACCTCGGAAGGTGGGGTGGTGTTCGGAGAAATGAAGTTCCGATTGGATTTGGTTCTAAGGGTTTGGGTCTTAATGTGATCGTGAAGTTGTTGGAGAAGCTTATCGCCAATACCACTGCAGGTGGCGGTGCCGGTGCCGGAGGGGTTGATAGTATACAATTGAGTTCCCTTGCAACCGTCAATGATGTTGAAGCTACGCATTATTGGGAAGATGTTGTATTGCATTGTTTTCCAGAGTTCAACAAATTGTGAAACAACGAATCAACGAATGAATAATCTCTAAGGTGGTGACATTGGACATATGACACTGAAAGCACCGTTTGTTTGAGGGAAAGAGCAACGTTGGTAGAATTTTTGAGGATATTGTTTGTTCTTTTGTATGGTTTGAgctgaattttctttttcttttcccctTCCCTGATGTTTTGTTTgggtttcttatttttttattttgcttttgggTTTCCAAGAAAATGGAGGAAAAGGAAGAAGCAGAAAATAGGAAAGGTATAGGGAGAATAGGAGCGATGGAGGAATGGCCAAGTAGGTGTGATGAGGTAGGGATAGAGGTGGCCGTTAAAGCAGTTAtgtttttcctctctctcttagggtttttttctcttcctctccCTTTTCTATGTGCTTTTGCtcatattcttttttttcattctaaatATATGGATTGGCCCACTTTTTTCTCATTAGGGTTTACTATTTCTACTTCGCTTTGGATTTGcctctaattttattttgttcaaaatAGACAACATGAGAATGACAGAGAGAATAGGTACAAATATGttaagaatgaaataaaattttggaCAATATCTCATGTCAACTATGTTTTCTTTAGGTCTTGTGACTGAGTGCCAACTTTTCATTTCACATTtgactaaaaaaattgaagatggAAAACGCCAACCATGTCACCACCACTGGCCACATGCATAGCATATTGGTTTTTTAGTTTGAAATGGAGGGATTTCTTGTTGCATTCCCATAATTTTTCTTCTACATCTTATAAATATGATCATGTTTACTTTgcctttaactttttttcattatattgtaTTACCTGAGTTATGtttccatttttaaattatacttttgtTAAGAAAAGCTTCCAAATTATATggataaaaagttaatataaccGTAAAATTcagaaacttttttatttttagattgtgtaatttaaaagtacctttttacatgaaaaaaaaattaaaattgtataattcaaaatttatattttgattaaaagaatctaaattaaacaattcacaaattatatttttacttctaAATTGTATACTTTAGAAACACCTTTTAAATAACACAATTATAcagttttttttcaaaaagaattatttttaaattgcaTAATCCAAAATACCTTTTTCTTACATCCATTCATGATACAACCCGTGGCAGCAAGAAGGCGGCAAGGCAGGAGGGGAGGGTCGTGGGGTCAAAATGGAGTAATTAATTTGTTCTTCTAATCATTCTGGGTTCAAATGGAAACTGTGGGGTGCAAAGAGAAATATGCTATTGTAtaactataatttataattgagtGTTTCATCCAACACATCCAAAGCCCctttcatcctgcacctccaaactTTGCTAAAATATCTATTTAGCCcctaattaaaatgttttaggatgcccttaattaaaatatgtt harbors:
- the LOC108346623 gene encoding ethylene-overproduction protein 1, whose amino-acid sequence is MQYNIFPIMRSFNIIDGCKGTQLYTINPSGTGTATCSGIGDKLLQQLHDHIKTQTLRTKSNRNFISPNTTPPSEVVFCEGTLLPYGLPMTELLEPKIEPSLVSPDLVETLAGAYRRAEDCPQFERTEVFLQQCTIFRSLADPKLFRRSLRAARQHATSVHAKVVLAAWLRHERREDELIGSSSMDCRGRNLECPRATLEPGYDPESVFDPCPCTRARAVNSDQRPTSEEEDGDMSFIVGEDEVRCNRFNIASLSRPFNTMLCGEFVESKREHINFSQNGFSVEALKAAKEFSRSKRLTHLEPMAVLELLSFANRFCCEEMKHACDVHLALLVCDLEDALLLIEYGLEETAYLLVAACLQVFLRELPCSMQCSSFVRMLSSPEGRDRLAMAGHASFMLYYFLSQVAMEEEMRSNTTVMLLERLVECAKDGWEKQLAFHQMGVVMLERKEYKDAQHWFQSAVEAGHVYSTVGVARAKYKRGHTYSAYKLMNSLVSEHKPVGWMYQERSLYCMGKEKQMDLLSATELDPTLSFPYKFRAVSFLEENRIESAIAEINKVIGFKVSADCLELRAWFLIAMEDYEGALRDVRAILTLDPNYMMFYGHMHGEHLIELLSPVVQQWCQADCWMQLYDRWSSVDDIGSLAVVHQMLANDPGKSLLRFRQSLLLLRLNCPKAAMRSLRMARNHSNSDHERLVYEGWILYDTGHREEALAKAEESISIQRSFEAYFLKAYALADSNLDSESSKYVIHLLEEALRCPSDGLRKGQALNNLGSVFVDCDKLDLAADCYLNALNIKHTRAHQGLARVYHLKNHRKAAYDEMTKLIEKARSNASAYEKRSEYCDRDMAKSDLSMASELDPLRTYPYRYRAAVLMDDHKEAEAIAELSRAIDFKPDLQLLHLRAAFYESMGDYASAVRDCEAGLCLDPNNNEILDLCNKAREHLREQPK